The Mixta hanseatica genome includes a region encoding these proteins:
- the yfcF gene encoding glutathione transferase: MPYPMIKLWSDANCYSPWVMSVYVALREKGLPFTLQRVDLASGAHLSAEYAALSLTRRVPTLALDDFHLSESSVITEYLEERFPAPDYERLYPHGQEKRARARELQAWLRSDFMPLRQERPTEVIFAAKKYSPLSEEARRSAAKLIEGAQSLLSAGQQNLFGEWSIADTDLAIMLNRLALHGDELPENLAQYAWFQWQRASVQLWLGESVKKG; this comes from the coding sequence ATGCCATATCCGATGATTAAGCTGTGGTCAGATGCTAATTGCTACAGTCCCTGGGTCATGTCCGTTTATGTCGCCCTGCGGGAAAAGGGGCTGCCTTTTACGCTCCAGCGGGTCGATCTGGCGTCTGGCGCGCATCTGAGTGCCGAGTACGCCGCTCTTTCGCTGACCCGACGCGTTCCGACGTTGGCGCTGGATGATTTTCATCTCAGCGAATCCTCGGTGATAACAGAATATCTGGAAGAGCGCTTTCCTGCGCCCGATTATGAGCGCCTCTATCCGCACGGTCAGGAAAAGCGCGCCCGGGCGCGCGAGCTGCAGGCATGGCTGCGCAGCGACTTTATGCCGCTTCGTCAGGAGCGCCCGACAGAAGTAATTTTTGCCGCAAAAAAATATTCACCGCTCAGCGAGGAAGCGCGCCGTAGCGCCGCTAAACTTATCGAGGGCGCACAAAGTTTGCTGAGCGCAGGGCAACAGAACCTGTTTGGTGAATGGTCGATTGCCGATACTGATTTAGCGATTATGCTCAATCGACTGGCACTGCATGGCGATGAATTGCCGGAAAATCTGGCGCAATATGCCTGGTTCCAGTGGCAACGCGCCTCCGTTCAGCTGTGGCTGGGCGAGTCGGTTAAAAAAGGCTAA
- the pta gene encoding phosphate acetyltransferase yields MSRTIMLIPTGTSVGLTSVSLGVIRAMERKGVRLSVFKPIAQPRAGGNTPDQTTTIIRKNSSIPAAEPLQMSRVESLLGSNQQDVLMEEIIARYHANTQDAEVVLVEGLVPTRKHQFASALNYEIAKTLNAEIVFVTALGNDSPAQLKERIEVTQSSFGGSKNKNITGVIINKLNAPVDEQGRTRPDLSEIFDDSTKASVANIDPSQLFANSPLPVLGCIPWSFDLIATRAIDMCRHLNARVINEGEIQTRRVKSVTFCARSLPHMLEHFRPGSLLVTSADRPDVLVAACLAAMNGIEIGAILLTGGYEIDAPIYKLCERAFQTGLPVFMVKTNTWQTSLSLQSFNLEVPSDDTQRIEKVQEYVASHINSDWIESLTATSERSRRLSPPAFRYQLTELARKAGKRIVLPEGDEPRTVKAAAICAERGIANCVLLGNPDEIQRVAAAQGVELGKGIEIVDPEVARANYVARLVELRKNKGMTEVVAQEQLEDNVVLGTMMLERDEVDGLVSGAVHTTANTIRPPLQLIKTAPNSSLVSSVFFMLLPEQVLVYGDCAINPDPTSEQLAEIAIQSADSAAAFGIEPRVAMISYSTGNSGAGSDVEKVREATRIAQEKRPDLVIDGPLQYDAAIMEDVAKSKAPNSQVAGRATVFIFPDLNTGNTTYKAVQRSADLISIGPMLQGMRKPVNDLSRGALVDDIVYTIALTAIQAAQAEDQ; encoded by the coding sequence GTGTCACGTACCATTATGCTTATCCCTACCGGCACCAGCGTCGGGTTGACCAGCGTCAGCCTTGGCGTTATTCGTGCGATGGAGCGCAAAGGGGTTCGCCTCAGCGTGTTCAAACCCATCGCGCAACCACGCGCCGGCGGCAATACGCCTGACCAGACCACCACCATCATTCGTAAAAACTCCTCCATTCCCGCCGCTGAGCCGCTGCAGATGTCACGCGTAGAATCGCTGCTGGGTTCAAACCAGCAGGACGTGCTGATGGAAGAGATCATTGCCCGCTATCACGCTAATACCCAGGACGCGGAAGTGGTGCTGGTGGAAGGCCTGGTGCCTACGCGTAAACATCAGTTCGCCAGCGCGCTTAACTACGAAATCGCCAAAACCCTGAATGCGGAAATCGTCTTTGTTACCGCGTTGGGCAACGATTCGCCGGCGCAGCTGAAAGAGCGCATCGAAGTGACGCAAAGCAGCTTTGGCGGCAGCAAAAACAAAAACATTACCGGCGTCATCATCAACAAGCTTAACGCGCCGGTGGATGAACAGGGCCGCACCCGCCCGGATCTGTCAGAAATCTTTGATGACTCCACGAAAGCCAGCGTCGCGAATATCGATCCGAGTCAGCTGTTTGCCAACAGCCCGCTGCCGGTGCTGGGCTGCATTCCCTGGAGTTTCGACCTGATCGCCACCCGTGCGATCGATATGTGTCGTCACCTGAACGCGCGCGTGATCAACGAAGGCGAGATCCAGACGCGTCGCGTGAAATCAGTGACGTTCTGCGCACGTAGCCTGCCGCATATGCTGGAGCATTTCCGTCCGGGTTCGCTGCTGGTGACCTCCGCCGACCGTCCTGATGTGCTGGTTGCTGCCTGTCTGGCGGCGATGAATGGCATTGAGATCGGCGCGATTCTGCTGACCGGCGGTTATGAAATTGACGCCCCTATTTACAAACTCTGCGAACGTGCGTTTCAGACGGGCCTGCCGGTTTTTATGGTTAAAACCAATACCTGGCAAACCTCGCTCAGCCTGCAGAGCTTCAATCTCGAAGTGCCGAGCGACGATACTCAGCGCATCGAGAAGGTTCAGGAATATGTTGCCAGCCATATCAACAGCGACTGGATCGAATCCCTTACCGCCACCTCCGAGCGCAGCCGTCGTCTCTCTCCGCCAGCCTTCCGTTATCAGCTTACCGAGCTGGCGCGCAAAGCGGGCAAACGCATCGTGCTGCCAGAAGGCGACGAACCGCGTACCGTCAAGGCTGCGGCAATTTGCGCCGAGCGCGGCATTGCGAACTGCGTGCTGTTAGGCAATCCGGACGAAATCCAGCGCGTTGCGGCGGCGCAGGGCGTCGAACTGGGCAAAGGTATCGAGATTGTCGATCCGGAAGTGGCGCGCGCTAATTATGTTGCGCGTCTGGTTGAGCTGCGCAAAAACAAAGGCATGACCGAAGTGGTGGCGCAAGAGCAGCTGGAAGATAACGTGGTGCTGGGCACCATGATGCTGGAGCGCGACGAAGTAGATGGCCTGGTCTCCGGCGCGGTACATACTACCGCTAACACTATTCGTCCACCGCTGCAGCTGATCAAAACGGCGCCCAACAGCTCGCTGGTCTCTTCGGTATTCTTTATGCTGCTGCCGGAACAGGTTCTGGTTTATGGCGACTGCGCCATCAACCCGGATCCGACGTCCGAACAGCTGGCAGAAATTGCTATTCAGTCGGCGGATTCCGCAGCGGCTTTCGGTATTGAGCCGCGCGTCGCGATGATCTCCTACTCTACCGGCAATTCCGGCGCGGGTAGCGATGTGGAAAAAGTACGCGAAGCGACGCGCATTGCGCAGGAAAAACGTCCGGATCTGGTCATCGACGGTCCGCTGCAGTATGACGCGGCCATTATGGAAGATGTGGCAAAATCCAAAGCGCCGAATTCTCAGGTTGCCGGTCGCGCCACGGTCTTTATCTTCCCGGATTTGAACACCGGTAATACCACCTATAAAGCGGTACAGCGTTCAGCCGATCTGATTTCAATCGGACCAATGCTGCAAGGCATGCGTAAGCCGGTTAACGATCTGTCACGCGGCGCGCTGGTTGATGATATTGTTTATACCATCGCCCTGACCGCGATTCAGGCTGCACAGGCGGAAGATCAGTAA
- the ackA gene encoding acetate kinase → MSSKLVLVLNCGSSSLKFAILNPADGKEYLSGLAECFHLPEARIKWKLDGSKQEAELGAGAAHSEALNFIVKNILAQKPELSAQIAAIGHRIVHGGEKLTQSVLISDEVVQSIKDASSFAPLHNPAHLIGIDEALKNFPHLSDKNVAVFDTAFHQTMPEESYLYALPYNLYKEHGVRRYGAHGTSHYYVTMEAARMLNKPVEELNVITCHLGNGASVSAIRNGQCVDTSMGLTPLEGLVMGTRSGDIDPAIIFFLHDTLGMTVDAINKLLTKESGLLGLTGVTSDCRYVEENYTTKEDAKRAMNVFCHRLAKYIGSYSAMMDGRLDAVVFTGGIGENAAMVRELSLAKLALLGFEVDHERNLAARFGQEGFINKEGTRPALVIPTNEELVIARDAARLTA, encoded by the coding sequence ATGTCGAGTAAGTTAGTACTGGTTCTGAACTGCGGTAGCTCTTCCCTTAAGTTTGCCATCCTTAATCCGGCTGACGGTAAAGAGTACCTTTCAGGTCTGGCCGAATGCTTCCATCTGCCTGAAGCGCGTATCAAATGGAAACTGGACGGCTCCAAACAGGAAGCTGAGCTGGGCGCGGGCGCAGCCCACAGCGAAGCCCTGAACTTTATTGTTAAAAACATTCTGGCACAAAAACCAGAGCTGTCGGCACAAATTGCTGCAATCGGCCATCGTATTGTTCACGGCGGTGAAAAGCTGACCCAATCCGTACTGATTAGCGATGAAGTGGTACAAAGCATTAAAGATGCCTCTTCTTTTGCGCCGCTGCACAACCCGGCGCACCTGATCGGCATTGACGAAGCGCTGAAAAACTTCCCGCATCTTTCCGATAAAAACGTAGCGGTTTTCGATACGGCGTTCCATCAGACAATGCCGGAAGAGTCTTACCTCTACGCCCTGCCTTATAATCTGTATAAAGAACATGGCGTTCGTCGCTATGGCGCCCACGGCACCAGCCACTACTATGTGACGATGGAAGCGGCCCGCATGCTGAATAAGCCGGTGGAAGAGCTGAACGTCATCACCTGTCACCTGGGAAACGGCGCCTCTGTATCGGCTATCCGCAACGGCCAGTGCGTGGATACCTCAATGGGCCTGACTCCGCTGGAAGGTCTGGTGATGGGCACGCGCAGCGGCGATATCGACCCGGCGATCATTTTCTTCCTGCACGATACGCTGGGAATGACTGTGGATGCTATCAATAAGCTGCTGACCAAAGAGTCTGGCCTGCTGGGCCTGACCGGCGTCACCAGCGACTGCCGCTATGTAGAAGAAAACTACACCACCAAAGAAGATGCAAAACGCGCGATGAACGTATTTTGCCATCGTCTGGCCAAATATATCGGCTCTTACAGCGCGATGATGGACGGTCGTCTGGATGCCGTGGTGTTTACCGGCGGTATCGGTGAAAATGCGGCGATGGTACGCGAGCTGTCGCTGGCGAAACTGGCGCTGCTGGGCTTCGAGGTTGATCACGAGCGCAACCTGGCGGCACGCTTCGGCCAGGAAGGCTTCATTAATAAAGAAGGCACCCGTCCGGCGCTGGTTATCCCGACCAATGAAGAGTTGGTTATCGCCCGCGACGCCGCGCGCCTTACCGCATAA
- a CDS encoding histidine ABC transporter permease HisQ, whose protein sequence is MLYGYSEVILRGALVTLELALSSVLLAVILGLVGAGARLSRRRPLALLSEAYTTLIRGVPDLVLMLLIFYGLQIALNQITTALGIAQFDIDPMTAGVITLGFIYGAYFTETFRGAFMAVPKGQIEAATAFGFTGSQVFRRILFPAMMRFALPGIGNNWQVVLKATALVSLLGLEDVVKATQLAGKSTWQPFWFALVAGLIYLLFTTLSNGVLWWLERRYSVGVKKAEL, encoded by the coding sequence ATGCTGTATGGCTATTCTGAAGTTATCTTGCGCGGCGCGCTGGTGACGCTGGAGTTGGCGCTCAGCTCGGTGCTGCTTGCGGTTATTTTAGGTCTGGTGGGCGCCGGCGCGCGCCTGTCGCGCCGTCGTCCGCTGGCGCTGCTGTCTGAAGCTTACACCACGCTGATTCGCGGCGTGCCTGACTTAGTATTGATGCTGCTGATCTTTTACGGGCTGCAGATCGCACTGAATCAAATTACCACCGCGCTGGGGATCGCGCAGTTTGATATCGATCCGATGACTGCCGGGGTGATCACGCTGGGATTTATTTACGGCGCCTATTTTACCGAAACCTTTCGCGGCGCCTTTATGGCGGTGCCGAAAGGGCAGATCGAAGCGGCAACCGCCTTCGGCTTTACCGGCTCGCAGGTGTTTCGCCGCATTCTGTTCCCCGCCATGATGCGCTTTGCGCTGCCCGGCATCGGCAATAACTGGCAGGTGGTCTTAAAGGCCACGGCGCTGGTGTCGCTGCTGGGGCTGGAAGATGTGGTTAAAGCGACCCAGCTGGCGGGGAAAAGCACCTGGCAGCCGTTCTGGTTTGCGCTGGTCGCCGGCCTTATCTATCTACTGTTTACGACTTTATCCAACGGCGTACTGTGGTGGCTGGAGCGCCGCTATTCCGTTGGCGTGAAAAAGGCCGAGCTATGA
- a CDS encoding YfbU family protein, protein MDMTHAQRLILSNQYKLMTLLDPENGERYRRLQTIIERGYSLQMRELDRDFGELGEEVCRTIINIMEMHHALRVSWENLKDRAGIDERRLQFLGFDAATEARYLGYVRFMVNVEGRYTHFDAGTHGFNAQTPMWDKYQRMLAAWHTCPRQYHLCATEIAQIINA, encoded by the coding sequence ATGGACATGACGCATGCTCAGCGTTTAATACTTTCCAACCAATACAAACTGATGACGCTGCTCGATCCGGAGAATGGCGAGCGTTATCGCCGCCTGCAAACGATTATTGAACGCGGATATAGCCTGCAGATGCGCGAGTTAGATCGCGATTTCGGTGAGCTGGGCGAAGAGGTTTGCCGCACCATTATCAATATTATGGAAATGCACCATGCGCTGCGGGTATCCTGGGAAAATCTAAAGGATCGGGCTGGCATTGACGAGCGCCGGCTACAGTTCCTGGGGTTTGATGCGGCAACCGAAGCGCGCTACCTGGGCTATGTGCGTTTTATGGTTAACGTGGAAGGGCGCTACACCCATTTCGATGCCGGCACGCACGGCTTCAATGCCCAAACGCCAATGTGGGATAAATATCAACGCATGCTGGCCGCCTGGCACACCTGCCCGCGCCAGTATCATCTTTGTGCGACCGAGATCGCGCAAATCATCAACGCCTGA
- the yfcD gene encoding NUDIX hydrolase YfcD, with amino-acid sequence MVEQGQDAGTEWVDIVNEDNEVIAQASRAQMRAQHLRHRATYIVVHDGMGNILVQRRTETKDFLPGMLDACAGGVVQSGEGYLESARREAEEELGIAAVPFAEHGQFYFEDEHCRVWGALFSCVSHGPFAMQPEEVDEVFWLTPEEITARCDEFTSDSLKALSLWLSRNANNEPVRQEKQVKAE; translated from the coding sequence ATGGTGGAGCAAGGTCAGGATGCCGGCACTGAATGGGTAGATATCGTTAACGAAGATAACGAAGTTATCGCTCAGGCCAGCCGTGCCCAGATGCGGGCACAACATTTGCGTCATCGCGCTACCTATATAGTGGTGCACGACGGTATGGGTAATATTCTGGTGCAGCGCCGAACGGAAACGAAGGATTTTCTGCCGGGCATGCTGGATGCGTGCGCAGGCGGCGTAGTGCAAAGCGGGGAAGGGTATCTGGAATCCGCGCGCCGTGAAGCGGAGGAGGAGCTGGGCATTGCCGCCGTGCCTTTCGCCGAGCATGGGCAGTTCTATTTTGAAGATGAACACTGCCGCGTTTGGGGCGCGCTGTTTAGCTGCGTGTCGCACGGTCCGTTTGCTATGCAGCCGGAAGAGGTGGACGAGGTTTTCTGGCTGACCCCGGAAGAGATCACTGCACGCTGCGATGAATTTACCTCTGATTCGCTAAAGGCGCTGTCGCTGTGGCTCAGCCGCAACGCCAACAATGAGCCGGTCAGGCAGGAAAAACAGGTGAAAGCGGAATAA
- a CDS encoding UbiX family flavin prenyltransferase, translating to MKRVIVGISGASGVIYGVRMLQLLKPLPEIETHLVMSNAARQTLALETDFTLRQVQGFADVVHDVRDIAASISSGSFKTAGMAILPCSMKTLSGIVHSYSDGLLTRAADVVLKERRRLVLCVRETPLHLGHLRLMTAAAELGAIVMPPVPAFYHRPQSLMDVVDQTLNRVLDQFDITLPQDLFTRWQGA from the coding sequence ATGAAAAGAGTGATCGTTGGCATTTCCGGCGCCAGCGGCGTTATTTATGGCGTTCGCATGCTGCAGCTATTAAAGCCGTTGCCGGAGATTGAAACGCACCTGGTGATGAGTAACGCCGCGCGTCAGACGCTGGCGCTGGAGACAGATTTTACCCTGCGTCAGGTGCAGGGCTTTGCCGATGTGGTGCATGACGTGCGTGATATCGCCGCCAGCATCTCTTCCGGCTCGTTTAAAACCGCAGGCATGGCGATTTTGCCCTGCTCAATGAAAACCCTGTCCGGCATCGTTCACAGCTACAGCGACGGGCTGCTGACGCGCGCCGCCGACGTGGTGCTGAAAGAGCGCCGTCGCCTGGTGCTTTGCGTGCGGGAGACCCCGTTGCATCTGGGACATTTACGGTTAATGACCGCCGCCGCCGAGCTGGGCGCGATCGTAATGCCGCCGGTGCCGGCCTTTTATCATCGCCCGCAGAGCCTGATGGATGTGGTCGATCAAACGCTGAATCGGGTGCTCGATCAGTTTGATATTACCTTGCCGCAAGATCTTTTCACGCGCTGGCAGGGTGCATAA
- the hisP gene encoding histidine ABC transporter ATP-binding protein HisP encodes MAENKLNVTELHKRYGEHEVLKGVSLQANAGDVITIIGSSGSGKSTFLRCINFLEKPSEGSIAVNNQPINLVRDGDGQLKVADKEQLRLLRTRLTMVFQHFNLWSHMTVLENVMEAPIQVLGLSKAEARERALRYLNKVGIDERAQAKYPVNLSGGQQQRVSIARALAMEPDVLLFDEPTSALDPELVGEVLRIMQKLAEEGKTMVVVTHEMEFARHVSSHVIFLHQGKIEEQGPPETLFNQPKSARLQQFLSGALK; translated from the coding sequence ATGGCTGAAAATAAACTCAACGTTACCGAACTGCACAAACGCTATGGTGAGCATGAGGTGTTAAAAGGGGTATCGCTACAGGCGAATGCCGGCGATGTGATTACCATTATTGGATCGTCCGGCTCCGGCAAAAGCACCTTTCTGCGCTGTATTAACTTCCTGGAAAAACCGAGCGAAGGCTCAATTGCGGTAAACAACCAGCCGATTAACCTGGTGCGCGACGGCGATGGACAGCTCAAAGTGGCGGATAAAGAGCAGCTGCGCCTGCTGCGTACGCGCCTGACCATGGTGTTTCAACACTTTAATCTCTGGAGCCATATGACGGTGCTGGAGAACGTGATGGAAGCGCCGATTCAGGTGCTGGGCTTGAGCAAAGCGGAGGCGCGTGAACGCGCGCTGCGCTATCTCAATAAGGTCGGCATCGACGAGCGCGCCCAGGCGAAGTATCCGGTTAATCTCTCCGGCGGGCAACAGCAGCGCGTCTCCATTGCCCGCGCGCTGGCGATGGAGCCGGATGTGCTGCTGTTTGATGAGCCTACCTCTGCGCTGGATCCTGAGCTGGTGGGTGAAGTGCTGCGTATTATGCAGAAGCTGGCAGAAGAGGGGAAAACCATGGTGGTGGTCACGCACGAAATGGAGTTTGCCCGTCATGTATCCAGCCACGTTATTTTTCTGCATCAGGGCAAAATCGAAGAGCAAGGGCCGCCAGAGACGCTATTCAATCAACCGAAAAGCGCCCGACTACAGCAGTTTCTTTCCGGCGCGCTGAAATAA
- a CDS encoding ABC transporter permease — protein MIDILQEYWKSLLWTDGYRFTGVAITLWLLILSVAIGGCLAVLLAIARVSPNRAVRAPVWLFTWIFRGTPLYVQLLIIYSGMYTLEVVKGSELLSAFFRSGLNCTLLAFTLNTCAYTTEIFAGAIRSVSHGEIEAARAYGFSTFKLYRCIILPAALRIALPAYSNEVILMLHSTALAFTATVPDLLKIARDINAATYQPFTAFGIAAVIYLMISYVLISLFRKAEKRWLAHLKPSSSH, from the coding sequence ATGATCGATATTTTACAGGAGTACTGGAAATCACTGCTCTGGACTGACGGCTATCGCTTTACCGGAGTGGCGATTACGCTGTGGTTGCTGATCCTGTCCGTGGCGATTGGCGGCTGCCTGGCGGTGCTGTTGGCTATCGCGCGCGTGTCGCCGAACAGAGCGGTGCGCGCGCCGGTGTGGCTATTTACCTGGATATTTCGCGGCACGCCGCTCTATGTGCAGCTGCTGATTATCTATTCCGGCATGTATACGCTGGAAGTGGTGAAAGGATCGGAGCTGCTCAGCGCCTTTTTCCGCAGCGGCCTCAACTGTACGCTGCTGGCGTTTACGCTGAATACCTGCGCCTATACCACTGAAATTTTTGCCGGGGCGATTCGCTCGGTATCGCACGGCGAAATCGAGGCGGCGCGCGCCTACGGTTTTTCCACCTTTAAGCTTTATCGCTGCATTATTTTGCCTGCGGCGCTGCGCATCGCGCTGCCAGCCTACAGTAATGAGGTGATTTTAATGCTGCATTCCACGGCGCTGGCATTTACCGCCACGGTGCCCGATTTACTGAAAATCGCGCGCGATATCAATGCTGCAACCTATCAACCCTTTACCGCCTTTGGTATTGCGGCGGTGATCTATTTAATGATCTCTTACGTGTTGATTAGCCTGTTCCGCAAGGCGGAAAAACGCTGGCTGGCGCACCTTAAACCTTCATCGTCCCACTGA
- a CDS encoding TIGR01777 family oxidoreductase, with product MQILITGGTGLVGRHLVTHLLARGDRVSVVTRNVEAARELLGSQVSIWSGLTQQRDLNGIDAVINLAGEPIASKRWTPQHKQLLCESRWQITERLASLINASSEPPSVLISGSATGYYGNTGELVLTEEDNGHDEFTHQLCARWEALAMTAASDRTRVCLLRTGVVLAKEGGALAQMKKPFMLGMGGPIGSGRQYLPWIHLDDMLSGILWLLDHPLEGPFNMVAPYAVRNEQFAATLGKVMHRPSLLRTPASAIKLLMGESAVLVLGGQHVLPERLQASGFRFRWYELDKALADVI from the coding sequence ATGCAAATATTAATTACCGGTGGCACTGGCCTGGTGGGCCGTCATCTGGTGACGCATCTGCTGGCGCGCGGCGATCGGGTCAGCGTGGTAACGCGCAATGTCGAGGCGGCGCGCGAACTGCTGGGTTCTCAGGTCAGCATCTGGTCAGGCCTTACTCAACAGCGCGATTTGAACGGTATCGATGCGGTGATTAATCTTGCCGGTGAGCCGATCGCCAGCAAGCGCTGGACGCCGCAACACAAACAGTTGCTGTGTGAAAGCCGCTGGCAAATTACCGAGCGGCTGGCCTCGTTAATCAATGCCAGCAGCGAGCCGCCATCGGTACTGATTTCCGGCTCGGCAACCGGCTATTACGGCAATACCGGCGAGCTGGTGTTAACCGAAGAGGATAACGGTCATGATGAGTTTACCCATCAGCTCTGCGCCCGCTGGGAAGCGCTGGCGATGACCGCCGCCAGCGATCGTACCCGCGTTTGTCTGCTGCGTACCGGCGTTGTGCTGGCAAAAGAAGGCGGCGCGCTGGCACAGATGAAAAAGCCCTTTATGCTGGGCATGGGCGGGCCTATTGGCAGCGGACGTCAATATCTGCCGTGGATCCATCTGGATGACATGCTCAGCGGCATCCTCTGGCTGCTGGATCACCCGCTGGAAGGACCATTTAATATGGTGGCGCCCTATGCGGTGCGTAATGAGCAATTTGCCGCCACGCTGGGTAAGGTCATGCATCGCCCATCGCTGCTGCGCACCCCGGCCAGCGCGATAAAGTTACTGATGGGGGAATCTGCGGTGCTGGTGTTGGGCGGGCAGCATGTGCTGCCGGAGCGGCTACAGGCATCCGGCTTTCGTTTTCGCTGGTATGAGCTGGATAAAGCGCTGGCCGATGTTATCTAA
- a CDS encoding lysine/arginine/ornithine ABC transporter substrate-binding protein has product MKKRVLALSLLLAFASTVGAAVPKTLRIGNDPTYPPFESKNAQGELVGFDIDLANEICKRIGASCSYVESDFDALIPSLKAKKIDFIISSLSITEKRQQEIAFSDKLYAANARLVAPKGAKLEPTPESLRGKNIGLLQGTTQETYANQYWRPKGVTVTPYANQDLVYQDLNAGRIDAAFQDEVQASEGFLKQPVGKDYAFAGPAVKDDKIFGVGTGIGLRKEDSELKAAIDKAFAEIRKDGTYDKIAKKYFDFNVYGD; this is encoded by the coding sequence ATGAAAAAGCGAGTTCTGGCTCTCTCTTTGCTGCTGGCTTTTGCAAGCACCGTCGGCGCTGCTGTACCGAAAACGCTGCGTATCGGTAACGATCCTACCTATCCGCCGTTTGAATCGAAAAATGCGCAGGGAGAGCTGGTCGGTTTTGATATCGATCTGGCCAATGAGATCTGTAAACGTATCGGGGCCAGCTGTAGCTACGTGGAAAGCGATTTCGATGCGCTGATCCCGTCGCTGAAGGCGAAGAAAATTGATTTTATTATCTCTTCGCTCTCCATTACCGAAAAACGTCAGCAGGAGATCGCCTTCTCCGACAAACTTTATGCGGCTAACGCCCGACTGGTGGCGCCGAAAGGCGCAAAACTGGAGCCAACGCCGGAATCGTTAAGAGGGAAAAACATCGGTCTGCTGCAGGGCACTACTCAGGAAACCTATGCGAACCAATACTGGCGTCCGAAGGGCGTAACCGTTACGCCATACGCTAATCAGGATCTGGTTTATCAGGATTTAAATGCCGGCCGTATCGATGCCGCTTTCCAGGATGAAGTGCAGGCCAGTGAAGGTTTTCTGAAACAGCCGGTGGGCAAAGATTACGCTTTTGCCGGTCCGGCGGTAAAAGATGACAAGATCTTCGGCGTCGGCACCGGTATCGGGCTGCGCAAAGAAGATAGCGAACTGAAAGCGGCCATTGATAAAGCGTTTGCGGAAATACGCAAAGATGGCACCTACGACAAGATCGCGAAAAAGTATTTCGATTTTAACGTTTACGGTGACTAA
- the yfbV gene encoding terminus macrodomain insulation protein YfbV — protein MANESSVGWFKTFQLGQHYMKTWPNDKRLAPVFPENRISTATRFAIRFMPPLAIFTLTWQIALGGQLGPAVATALFACSLPMQGLWWLGRRSVTPLPPALLNWFHEVREKLQQAGQAIAPVEGKPTYQALADLLKRAFRQLDNTFLDDL, from the coding sequence ATGGCAAATGAATCCAGCGTCGGTTGGTTTAAAACATTCCAGCTTGGACAGCACTACATGAAAACATGGCCGAACGATAAACGCCTCGCGCCGGTTTTCCCGGAAAACCGCATCAGCACCGCCACGCGCTTTGCGATCCGTTTTATGCCGCCGTTAGCCATTTTTACCCTGACCTGGCAAATTGCGCTGGGCGGACAGCTGGGGCCGGCAGTGGCCACCGCGCTGTTTGCCTGTAGCCTGCCGATGCAAGGGCTGTGGTGGCTGGGGCGCCGTTCCGTTACGCCACTGCCGCCCGCGCTATTAAACTGGTTTCACGAGGTGCGCGAAAAATTGCAACAGGCCGGGCAGGCGATTGCGCCGGTTGAAGGCAAACCCACCTATCAGGCGCTGGCGGATCTGCTAAAACGCGCTTTCCGTCAACTGGATAACACTTTCCTTGACGATCTCTGA